Genomic segment of Geminocystis herdmanii PCC 6308:
TGGACATTTTGGTTATGGCAAGGGGTAAAACGCCGTTTTCACAATCCTACAGAGACAGTAATTTCTAAACATCATAGTTATCTTATCAGCGCTTGTTTTATTGTTTTCAATCTGGGATTTACTTTACAAGATATAAATTATGGGGGAAATGATGAGAATTTAACGATTTTACAAGTATTTAATTTTCTCTTTTTCTTGTTATTAATTCCTGCTATAACTCCCCATCGTCAAACGTTACAAGATTGGGCTCGTTTTCGTCATGAAAATTCATCTTCTTCTCGTCATCAGATGACAGATTTATTATTAGGAGAAAAAAGTCCTTCTCCTTTTTCGATCGTACTTAACGTTAGTATAATTACTTTATATCTAATGCCTTCACTTTTCATTTTTTTCTCTGGTGAAGATAAATTATCTAACGTAATTGGCTTTTTATTTTCAGCCATGATGATCATTATTTATGGCACAATTTTTCAATTATTGTTAATGATTAAAAATCAAAAGAGAAATTTAATTGCATCTTCCATAATTGGTAGTTTAATTTTTAGTCCATTTTTAACCCTAACAATTCTAGGGGCAAAAGGTACAGAATTTGGTATTGTGTGGTTATTTTCGGCATTTCCTTTAGTGGGTGTTGATTTAACCTATCCTTTCACGATGTTAGGGGGTTTATTAATTCAAACTTTAATCATCATCGGCGCTAATTTTCAACTAAAAAGAGCATTAAATCATGTAGGAATGTCAGAAACTAAAGCCTTATTAATGTCAACTTAATTAGATTTTAGGTGTTAGGTTTTAGGTTAAATAATGAAATATTAAGGGTTTAAATAAATTTGAATGTGGTTTAATTCTCCATTCTCCATTCTCCATTCTCCATTCTCCATTATTCATTATTCATTGCCTAATTTACCGATGATATGATGAAGTTGTTTTATATTAGGAAGATAAAGACTTTGAGAATTAACATCTATATTAATTAAATTTTTATGCTTGAATTTATCAATAATTTGACTACATTCTTCGATATTTAACTGTGCTAAATCAGCTAAATTTTGCGAAGGAAAATTATAAAGTTGTATGCCTTTTTCCGTGAGTTTACCATATTTATCGGCTAAGGAAATTAGTATTGTGGCTAGTCTTACTTTTCCTGTTTGACGATAAAATTGACTATATTTTTGATATTCTGTGACTCGACTCACCATTAATTTTAAAAAACGGTTTTGGATTTGAGAATCTCTAAATAGTATTTGAATAAATCTTTGGGCTGATACTGTCAAAACTTCTACCTTTGACATGGCGACAACTCTGGTATTGTTGTTTACTCCGTCTAAAATTCCAGCTTCTCCTACACTACCACCTTTTCCGATAATTTCGATCGTAACGGTTTCTTGAGAATAGATATTTTCTAATCTTACCCACCCTGACACAATGAAATAAACTGCTTTTCCCCAGTCATCTTCTGCAATCATCACTTCTTCCGAATCATAATTATCCTTTTCTGCCATAGAAACAAGCCATTCTATAGTCTCTGTATTCAAATTATGAAATAACGAAAAAAGTTCGCTAATTTCCTGCGTCTCCATGAAAAATTAATAGTACTGAATGTTAAATATTTTCTGCATTCTACTTTATTTTTGTAGCTAATATCAAGAAAGAATGAGGAATGAATAATGAGGAATGGAGAATGAGGAATGAGGAATAAGGAATGAATAATGAAAGTTTTAGGTGTTAATCCATAAACCACCGTGTAATAAATTACACGGCTAACATAATAACGTTCAATAAATTGAACTTAGAAATTTTCGATTAAAATTATGTTTATTATCCATTCTCAATTCTCAATTCAACCTTAATAATGAACATTACCACGTCGATCGTTAATATACCAAATCACGATTTACTAATTCAAGGGTTTTTAGCCCAACCTGACACTACTGAGGAAACCCCTGCTATTATTGTGATTCAAGAAATCTTTGGGGTGAATGAGCATATTCAAGATGTTACTTGTCGTATAGCAAAAGAAGGCTATACTGCCATCGCACCTGCTATCTATCAACGTCAAGCGCCTAATTTTTCTGTGGGATATACTCCTGAAGATATTACCCTAGGGAGAGTGTATAAAAATCAGACTAAGGCTGAAGAATTGTTAAGGGATATACAAGCAACGATCGATTACTTATATACTTTACCCAAGGTGAAGAAAACCGGAGTTGGTAGTATTGGTTTTTGTTTTGGTGGCCATGTAACATACTTAACGGCAACTCTGCCAGATATTAAAGTCACAGCCTCATTTTATGGGGCGGGAATAACGGATTGGTGTCCAAATGAGAAAAATGCCACAATTACCAGAACAAAGGACATAAAAGGCAAATTATACGGTTTCTTTGGGGAAAAAGATGCTAGTATCCCCCTTGAGCAGATCGATCGAATCGAAAACGAGCTACAAAAACATAACCTAGATCATCGCATCTTCCGTTATCCTAACGCAGATCATGGCTTTTTTTGCGATCGAAGGGCGAGTTATCATCAGGAGTCAGCAAAAGACGCATGGCAGAAGGTGTTGGAGTTATTTAGGGAATTGGGAGGTTAGGGGATAGGGAGATGGGGAGATAGGGAGATGGGGAGATGGGGAGATGGGGAGATGGGGAGATGGGAGAAAAAATTGGTAAGTTTTAAATTCTCAATTTTCCATTTTTAATTCTCCATTATTCATAATAATAATTTCGTCTCCGATGACATTTTTGTTATAAATTAAGTCTTCATGGAGGTTAGTATTTAGGGTAACTTTTATCTCATTTTTGCCTTTAGCTAATTCTGGAATGTGATACCAATTTCCATAAATTCTAGTTACTTTTTTCCCATTAATATATAAATGACCATGACCTTCATTTATTTTACTATCTTGATTGACATTTTCGGGTTTAAAGACAAAATTACTGGTTTGAATTTCTAAATTCCACCCTTTAATTTTATCAGGAGATATCATAATTTTTATCGTAGGAATGGTATCATTATCAGAGAGTTCGATCGATTTATGATGATGATTTTCTTCTGATTTAACTTCATTATGTTGATGGTGATGTTGATGTTGTGCTTGAATTTTACCAATATTTAAAAAGAATGAACCAGAAATTATTGCTATTAATAAGAAAGTATTTTTTGCTTTATAAAACTGAGAAATCATAAATTTAATAGAATGAATATGTTGAAGTTTGACGTAAGAGACATTTTCTAGTAATTCATGGTAGAATCTCGTTAATTTGAGATCGATCGAACCACTAAATAAATTCTCCTTTCAATTCCTATTGAGAAAAAGGGAAACTCTGATCAAATTAGGTTAATCTGAAAGTCTCCTCTTGTCAAATCTTGTCAAAATATAGTAAGCAAACTATAATTAGAGAGATTATTGTAATCATGAGAGAATATAAAAACTTATTACAAGTTAGTGAAGAATATTTCCGTAATTATCCCGAAGAAATTGACGCTTAGCTAATAATGTTTAAATTTAGTTTTATGATAAAATGATCAATTAATTTATTAATATTTAGAGTAATATAATGTCGAAGAATGCAGTCATCAAAGCAGTAACTGATGCAGAATTAAAAACAAAAGTTGAACAAATATTTATTGATATTGGTATGACTCCTGATGAAGCAGTAAATCTCTTTTATGCACAAGTTTTATTACACAATGGGTTGCCTTTTGATGTGAAAATACCAAATCAAATAACAATTTCAGCTATGAATGATACAGAAACAAAAATTGGTGAAACATTTGATTCTGTCGATGAGCTTTTTCAAGACTTGAATGATTAATTAAAAATGCTTAAAATACATAGAACATCCCAATTTAAAAAGGACTTTAAAAAAGCGGTAAAATCAGAAAAAGAAATCAAATTATTAGTAGAAATCATTGAAAAACTGGTGAAAAAAGAACCTTTACCAACGAAAAATAGAGATCATAATCTTTCAGAAAATTATGCCAATTTTAGAGAATGTCATATACAACCCGACTGGCTTTTAATCTATAAATATGATGAAGAAACTTTATTTTTGACTAGAATTGGTAGTCATTCAGATTTGTTTTAAATTGATCGATTTTATGGGTTAAGATGACAAAAATCGATCGAACATAATTTTAACAAAATATCGATCGTCTAAAACCGAATAATTCCCCTCATCAAAATACTTTTTAAGCAACCCTTAATTAATCGTTTCTAATTTGCCAATAGTTTTATTTTCAGAGATAAAAGTTTCTTTGGCAACTCTTTGAATATCCTCAACAGTGACAGCAGAAATTTCATCTAAACTGGTAAATAAATTACGCCAATCTCCTGTTTTTGCTTGATATTCTGTCAATAATCTTGCCATTCCTGCATTAGAATTTAAACCTCTTAATAAGTTAGCTTTAGCTTGGGTTTTAACTCTTTCTAATTCTTCCTCATTGACGGGTTGAGTTTTTAATTTTTCGATTTCCGAATGTAAGGCAGTTTGCAATTCTTCTAAAGTTCGATCGGGCGCCGATAAGCCATAAAATAACATTAGATTAGGGTATTTATCCCCCGGAAAACCAGTAAAACCAGTGGCAGTTAAAGCGACTTTTTTGTCTTCTACTAAGGATTTATAAAGACGAGAAGTGCGCCCGTTACTTAAAATTGAGCCTAAGATGTCATAAACTACATAGTCGGGATGGTTTAAGTCGGGGATGTGATAGCCTTCAAAATAAATGGGTTGGGAAGGGTATTTAATTGTTACTTCTTTAGTTTTAGTTTGTTTAGGTTCAGTTATAGTTAAATTAGCAGGTTTCGTGGTAGTGGGGAATCTCCCAAAATATTTCTGTGCCATAGTTTTAACCTCTTGGGGATTCACATCCCCAACAATGGCAATAGTGATATTACTGCCACCGTAATAAGCCTCAAAGAAATCCTGTACATTCTCTCTGGTAAGATTAGCTATATCTGTTTCATAGCCAATAACAGGGCGTTTATAGGGATGTTGAGTAAAAGCAGTATCAAGGAAAGTCTCTACCATTTTACCGATAGCAGAGTTATCAGTGCGCAGTTTTCTTTCTTCTAAAATGACTTGTTTTTCGGTATAAAATTCTCGAAAGACGGGGTTTAAAAATCTCTCTGATTCTAAATACATCCACAACTCTAATTTATTGGAAGGAAAGTTATAAAAATAGACAGTGGCATCGGCAGAGGTTGCGGCATTTAACCCAACTCCCCCTTCGATTTCCACAATTTGCCCAAATTCATTTTGTTTCACAAATTCACTAGCTTGAAGATTTAAGGCTTCTAATTGAGTGTTTAATTGCTCTAATTTTTCTTGATTATTTTCTTTTTGGGCTTGTTTTATTTGTTCAAAAACTTGATCCATTTTTGCTAAAATAACCTTTTCTTCTTCATAGTTAGTTGTGCCAATTTCTGGAGTACCTTTAAAGGCTAAATGTTCTAAAAAATGAGCTACTCCTGTTTGCCCATCTGGCTCATTTACTCCTCCTACATCGACATAGGTAACGAAAGAGACTATGGGAGCTTTTTTATTTTCTAGGACAATAAATTTTATATTATTATCTAAGGTAAATTCAGTGATTTTCGCTTTAAATTGTTCTAAATAGGGCTGTATTGACTGAGATTGATTATTTATAGCAGTTTTTGCTAATCCTAAACTGGGGTTAAAACTCCACATTAAGGATATTATTAATGTCCAATAAAACAGTTTTTTAAACATATTTCTATAATTGAGAATGGAGAATGAAGAATGAAGAATGAAGAATGGGGAATGGAGAAGGTCGAATGGAGAATGGAGAAGGTCGAATGGAGAATGGAGAA
This window contains:
- a CDS encoding Crp/Fnr family transcriptional regulator encodes the protein MNTETIEWLVSMAEKDNYDSEEVMIAEDDWGKAVYFIVSGWVRLENIYSQETVTIEIIGKGGSVGEAGILDGVNNNTRVVAMSKVEVLTVSAQRFIQILFRDSQIQNRFLKLMVSRVTEYQKYSQFYRQTGKVRLATILISLADKYGKLTEKGIQLYNFPSQNLADLAQLNIEECSQIIDKFKHKNLINIDVNSQSLYLPNIKQLHHIIGKLGNE
- a CDS encoding M16 family metallopeptidase, producing MFKKLFYWTLIISLMWSFNPSLGLAKTAINNQSQSIQPYLEQFKAKITEFTLDNNIKFIVLENKKAPIVSFVTYVDVGGVNEPDGQTGVAHFLEHLAFKGTPEIGTTNYEEEKVILAKMDQVFEQIKQAQKENNQEKLEQLNTQLEALNLQASEFVKQNEFGQIVEIEGGVGLNAATSADATVYFYNFPSNKLELWMYLESERFLNPVFREFYTEKQVILEERKLRTDNSAIGKMVETFLDTAFTQHPYKRPVIGYETDIANLTRENVQDFFEAYYGGSNITIAIVGDVNPQEVKTMAQKYFGRFPTTTKPANLTITEPKQTKTKEVTIKYPSQPIYFEGYHIPDLNHPDYVVYDILGSILSNGRTSRLYKSLVEDKKVALTATGFTGFPGDKYPNLMLFYGLSAPDRTLEELQTALHSEIEKLKTQPVNEEELERVKTQAKANLLRGLNSNAGMARLLTEYQAKTGDWRNLFTSLDEISAVTVEDIQRVAKETFISENKTIGKLETIN
- a CDS encoding dienelactone hydrolase family protein, yielding MNITTSIVNIPNHDLLIQGFLAQPDTTEETPAIIVIQEIFGVNEHIQDVTCRIAKEGYTAIAPAIYQRQAPNFSVGYTPEDITLGRVYKNQTKAEELLRDIQATIDYLYTLPKVKKTGVGSIGFCFGGHVTYLTATLPDIKVTASFYGAGITDWCPNEKNATITRTKDIKGKLYGFFGEKDASIPLEQIDRIENELQKHNLDHRIFRYPNADHGFFCDRRASYHQESAKDAWQKVLELFRELGG
- a CDS encoding type II toxin-antitoxin system RelB/DinJ family antitoxin gives rise to the protein MSKNAVIKAVTDAELKTKVEQIFIDIGMTPDEAVNLFYAQVLLHNGLPFDVKIPNQITISAMNDTETKIGETFDSVDELFQDLND
- a CDS encoding type II toxin-antitoxin system YafQ family toxin, with amino-acid sequence MLKIHRTSQFKKDFKKAVKSEKEIKLLVEIIEKLVKKEPLPTKNRDHNLSENYANFRECHIQPDWLLIYKYDEETLFLTRIGSHSDLF